In the Oncorhynchus clarkii lewisi isolate Uvic-CL-2024 unplaced genomic scaffold, UVic_Ocla_1.0 unplaced_contig_10956_pilon_pilon, whole genome shotgun sequence genome, CTAATTCTACTGAGCAGATTAGCACCACAGCAGCACTACCTAGTGCCATGCACTACAGGCCCaaagcagggagagggagggttgtCTCTCTGAAACCTCTGTTATCCATCAGGTGTCAATCTTCAACGTGGTTAATAGCACCCCATCACAAGCCATCCATCGTAGAACACAGTGAATAAGGGATCTACCAGAAACTTCACGACTACAAAGATGAAACCAATACATTTTTCACATTGTTGAATCAACAATGTGGGCTAAGGGCCTCGATCTTTGAGAAGAATGGGTGCAGTATAACACTGGTCCTGCTGTATAGGACTTGTGTGGGTGGTGGAGCAAAGTACTTCCTCATTGGGCTAGTATCCATCAGTCTTTTTCTTTGATCAATATGCTGAAAAATTAAAACTCAGTTTTGGTGGGTGTTGAACAAAAGTGTCAGGTTTGTATACAGTGTTCAGCAGATGGAATATAAATTAACCCTTCGCTAGCTGGCTGCGGCAAGTTGTTGTTGAATTAGCCGTTTCAAGAAGCAGGGACAAGGCAAGGAATTACGCATAGCTAGCACTTATCCAATCGTCCAAACAGAATCATACAGGTGTCTAGCCAGCCAACACCGTCTAGGCAAGGGGTGTGTCATGGAGATAGGTATACAAACATTTGACACGTGTGGTTAACGTTATAAATATGCTGCAGTTGCAATTAACTTTGCTCGCAAATAACGTTGGCAAAACATTTACTAGAACGTTAACGTTAGATAGAGATGGCTAACTCGCCTCAGACGAGTAACGTTAGGTAGACAATCAAACACTAGCTATCTAACTGTCAGTAGTTAGTTAACAGTTCACTAGCCAGCTAGTTGTCGAGCTTGCTGACTAGCTCAGAGCGTAACGTTATTTGCTAGGTAGCTAACATTAGTAAACTATTTATTCTAGTTAAATTATCTATAATTTAGTAGCTATAGTTTAGTAGCTAGCTCCTTCTCATTCCTGGTCAGATTTAGCCATCTAACGTTAACTACATATCTTCCTTAAACGATAAGAAATACCGGTGTTATCATAGTAGCTAAATTAACCATTATGACAAATTCTTTACTCGGGTGTTTTTGTATCTAATTGCTAGCTACCAAGTGAATAGCCGACTAGCTGCTAACCTAAACCTGAGggattaacgttagctagctcgctTGCTAGCACATAAGTAGCTAACGTTACACCAGCTAACTTGCGTATCAAACTCCTCGTTTTCTTTAAGGCCACGCCACTCTGAGTGCTATAAACAATTAGAAACATAACTCCTACCTTAAAATTGTATTGGATGGTTAGCTATTTAAGTTTTTTTTATCTCCAATATCTCTGCTCCATTTAGAATGCGTTCAGTCCCTCAAAGTGCCGAGTTCTCTGAACAACTTATTGGAGAGGTGACAGACTAGGGCTGCCTGCTTAGTGCCTGTGTAAAATATATTTGTCCATTATGACAAACTACTCCACAATAAGTGTTGTTGTAAAACATAGAAAATTGCTGAATGAAGAACGTGTAAAATTTTAGCTACATCCAAAAGTGCGTAATATGGTAGAGTAGGGTGCACTATGATACCAGTGTATTACACATAGGcgacaggaggttggtgacaccttaattggggaggacaggcatATGGTAATGGCTGGAAAATAATAGGTGGAAAGAGAtcaacatcaaacacatggtttccattcgctccattccaggcattattatgaccagtcctcccctcagcagcctacaCTGACATAGACCTATCCTTTACCAGTGTATTGATAATATACCTTTCATTACTATACACTTGTTTGTGTCATAGCGGATGACTAAGTGTATCGCTGGAAGCTTCCAGAGATGTAGAAGTACTATTGCCACAGATATAAAAATGCCTTTTATGGGTCAATAGTATGCTTGGTTTCCCCACTTTGTCACAGTGCTTTGACTTGGATTACACAGTTGTGCTCTGCCTGGCTGCTGTGGATGCAGGAGGGGGATGTAGCGGTGCATCACTACTACTCTCCTGAGACCTAGAAGTACTGTTGTCCCAGACCATGGTGCAtcttgggtgtgtttgtgtggagtgTTTGCCCCCCTCTGGAATTTCCACTGTCACACACACGCGTATGGCCAAGCCTGGCATGAATATAGGATTGCCGTGCTGATAGCAATGATCTATTTGCATCATCTGACCATTTTATTTCCTCACTTCTGATGTTAATTAACCACATCTTTGGATCTGAAAGTAGTATGGATTGATTCAGTTTAGGGATGTTGGAAAGTAGCTGCCCAAATCATGCCTGGTGTAAAATTTAGAAAAGTTTATAGGTCACCTGCACCTATGGGCAGTAGCAGGCACTGTTGAGCAAGTATAAATTAAGGCTCACTAGCCACTAAATCCAGCCAGCCAAAGGATCTTTGCTCCAGGTCACACATAACCTGGCCACCATCAAAAGTTAGTTATTTTCCAATGCAAACCAGTATTGCCAATATGTTAAGTCCTTTAAAATAAATCCTTGCAGTGATACCCACTGGCCCAAATATTATCTGAAGTGTAACTGACTCACCCAAGCTTGAGAAAGCTTTTGATAGATTTGCTTAAGGGTCATGCTTCAAGGTCATTCCAGACATGTAGTGTAATGAACCATAGCTATGAGACTCAGTGATCAATTATTATTATCATTCTATATAATAATGTAGGAATATGCAGTACATTTATTCAATGTATTTAAAACCATTAATATCTTGCAAATGAACATTATCAATGAGTATTTAAATCAAATGAACTATATAATTATGCAAACCATTATTAATGTAGCAGAATTGGTAGACTGGTGGTTAGAGGTAGTTAGCGtaatagagcgttgggccagtaactaactgaaaggttgctggtttaaaTACCTGCGCCGACAAGGCAAAAAATATGTTGTGCATTTGAGCAAGTCACTTAACCCTCATTTACTATAGGggcactgtactactatggctaaccctgtaaaacaacatgtTTCACTACACCCATCTAGTTTCCTATTAAATTAAGAGTAAACAATCCAGACATACAGATTCATTCAACcctgctgaacacacacacactcaggccaTTAAGGAATGATGAAAAATGAGAACGTCTTCATATTCTTAAAAAACAGTACGTCGCCATCAGATGTTACTCTATGAATTCCATATGTtagaatttgtttatttttttaaacctcagTTTCACCACTGGCATTGGAAGTAACAAAGAACATTTGGTTCATAGATGAGATAATGACTTAAGGCACAATTATGCATTTAAAGCAAAGCAGCATGGAATGAATAGGCAGCATTATCGGGCATGAGGCTCGAGGGTATGCCTCCTTCCCCACCCGTTCCCAACTAATATGAGTTACATGAAGTCTATGTAAAGTATGATGGGAATGAGAGGGGGAAAACTGGGGCCTCCTGCGTAACTTTACAGCCAGATGTCAGAGGTGCAGTCTCCCCCAGGGTATCGTAGCTCGTGGGCCAAGGCCGGGCCATTGGGCTCTTTCCCAAAGTCGACCAGGAAGTTCTCATTCACCTTGAGGCCACCATTGGCTGTGTTCACGTCAATCTGCATCATAACAGAACCCTCCCTAAGgcaaagagagaaacagacaagGGAAAATAAGAAATACAGTCAAGTATTCCATTTGATAGTGTTTCTAGCTATTGGTGTTCAAAACATCTTATTGAAGCAGCCCATGATATTGAATAACACTTATAAGAGCGATAGCATACAAATCCACGTTTTGATAGCTTACAACAAACCTGTTCCTGACATGTGTGCATTGACCACAAGTATGTAAAGTGGTGGGAAATTGTAATACTCGAGTAAAAAGATAGCTTCATAATAAAAAAGTCACCcagaaaaatactacttgagtaaaagtatttgattttaaatatactcaaGTATCATAAGACtatctacttaagtagtactttaaagtatttttacttaagtactttacaccactgagtaaTAGAAAAATCTAAGACAGGTGAACAAGTCCTCACTTGATCATTTCCGGGTAGAACTGCTTGTCCCAGccactgtagagagaggtggtgacgTACAGTCTCTTCCCATCCAGACTGAGCTGCAACATCTGGGGGCTCCCTGGGATCCTCTTCCCCTGGTGTGGATCACATGTACACACAAGTCGTTATCTGCACCTTACAAACACAACCTAAACACCTACTTTTGACCTACTGCAGACAttctgctagtgtgtgtgtgaagtgagtTTGGGCATAGATTGTTATTCTTACACACCTTGATTGTGCGTGGGGGTGGTTGGCTCTGATTCTCTGGGTCCTCCAGTACTTTGACAGGGCCATCGTTTAGGATGCTCCCTCCCAAGAAGAGCTGAATACACAGGGAGACAGTCAGTGGACAACTAACAATTTCAGGAGACTGTCCTACCTAGCCCTAGCTACCTTAAGTTGAATGAACTgagtaagtcgctctggataagagcgtctgctagatGACCAACATGAAAATGTAGGAGGccacttgttttttttatttattttacctttatttaactaggcaagtcagttaagaaaaaattcttattttcaatgacggccaacagtgggttaactgcctgttcaggggcagaacgacagatttgtcagctcgggggtttgaacttgcaaccttccggttactagtccaacgctctaaccactaggctaccctgccgaccctACACAGGTACGCATCACATAGGCAGACTGATGAAGATGATTAATTTAAGTATCCACATAAAAAAAGAACATATGCACTTGTCAGGTTTAATACCTCTGTCCAAGACCATTGCCTGTAAGATGAAACATTTTTGGTGGGTTTAAAATAATCAGCCATGTTGTAAACTTGTGATGTCACCTGGCCAGCCAGACGTGGGTTCCTCCtgtttgtgatgtcatactgtcgTATGTCTCCATGCAGCCAGTTACTGAAGTATAGGAAGCGGTCGTCCAGGGAGATCAGAATATCTGTGATCAGACCTGAGATGAACAGATCACACATCAAATTCAGGAAAACCCATTTCATTTGGCATTTCCATTTGATTATGGAACGGGTAGCTACACCCAATTCCAAATCTTCAATATGTACTGGAAGTGTTAAATGTATCCCTAATCTGCAGTACTCTCCCATCAACAttttcccagacacacacacactcacttggcATCACTGGCAAAGCCCATCCCTCCACTTTCTTACTGGGGACGTGGATAACCTTCTCAGCAGCCCATTCTCCTTTCTGTTGATACAGTACCATTTTGTAAGACACTAAGCCAAAAACAAAAGCAAGAGAGATCAGACATGTTATTCTGTTTTTTCCTATGCATTAATGTTTTGCTCACTGGTGTCCTGTAGAAACGGAAGACGGTTCCTTGGAGTGCACAGCCGACGTAGCCCTCCGTGGCGGCGGGATCATGGAGGAAGCGGATCTCCAGAGGAATGGCGCCCTCCTCCCCCAGGTCCAGGGACTGTAGCCGCTTGTGAGTGGTCCAGTCCCACACGTGGATCTTCGATCCATAGAGACCTGCAGACAGAACAGCAGCATTGAAACATTTCTCTCTACTCAACAAGTGTAATACAAAACACATGTATCACCTCTATTTACACACCTTCTTTGACATGTTCCAGGCTGAAACCGTAAGCGAGGGCTTTGGGCGCTCCCCATTCGGTGCTCATCATGACGTTGTGTCGGGGCTGGTACCAGAAGTCATAACCAAAAGGTGCCGCCTCACCAGGCAGCTCCCAGTTACCAACCACCTCAAACGTTTTACCATCCAGCAAGATAAAGCCACCTGAGAGAAACACATCCTGCATCAGTCATCTAATCCAAATGAATATTAACTTGCCTAAATGACACTCCCTTGCCCCGCCCAGTATTCTTTATCATTGTGGATTGTAGAGCCTTAGTcccttattataaactgggtggttccatCCCTAAATGCTGACTGGCTGAAAgctatggtatatcagaccgtataccacgggtataacaaaacatttatttgtattgttCTAATTACGTATGTAACCGGTTTATAATAGCAATTTGGCACCTCAGGGGTttttggtatatggccaatataccacggctaagggctgtatccaggcactccacgttgcgtcaTGCATACGAATAGCCCTTAGCCAtgttatattggccataaaccacaccccctcgggccttattgcttaaaataTAGGCGTGTGTTATTCATCCCTATCCTTATGATACAAAGTAAAGTGTTTCAAGGTCACATGCATTGCATGAGGCTGAGGACAAGGAGAGAAGCATCAGGTATTGTCTGCTTTATTTTGCCCAGAACACACCGTCTGTCCCCCTACTGCAGCGTGTTGTCTCCTCCTACCTTTTCCATTGCCAGATGGATCTCCTATGCTGCTGATCATAATCTGGCCACTGCCCAggcagtgtgtggtgtgggggTTGGCCAGGCCCGTCTTCCAGAAGATATCCGTGGGCTCCACAATCTGTGAGGAAGCAATCCTTTGGTTTAAATCAGATTACGACCTACATGGGAAGGACACTTTCCTTTACAAAACAAATGATGCATATTGGGCTGTTGGTGAGAGATGGGTAGGAGGCTTGACCAAATCTGTACATTCAATTGTCTGTTTTTGTTTCGTTGTGTGCTGGAGCTCCTTGTATGACATTGCGTGGTGTTGACTGGATTTgttgtgtctgactgtgtggtgtTGACTGGATTTGATGTGTCTGTTTCATTTGTTGAGGttctgaaaaaaataataattgcacAACAGCTGTGCAACATGGTCATCGAGTACTGTAGTATCACTATAATCAATCACCTGCTGTAGAAGGGTGACCCTTTACCTTGTGCATCTGTGGCGCGCGGGGGTCTGTCCCAGTGTCCACTATGTAGACCCGGGAGGAGATGAGCGAGGGCAGGATAAGTCGGTTGCGCTTCTTGGATGAGTCGCCAAAACAGCTGCTGCAGGCGTTCCAACCAGAGTGGTGTAGCTCGTCATTCAGGTTGGGCATGGGCAGTCTGTGGATGACCTGTAGGCGCAGACATTACCAGGTCACTCTTTAATCCACAAGGTCAAAGGTCATGTATAACACTGTCATCTCTTCAGTATTTAAACTACCGACCACTGTGACTAATGAAGACAGGTGTGAAATCAAAAGCAAGGCAGTGGTTGTTTGATGTAGATCAGCAGTACCTGACAATAAGTAGGAGACTTGGGGTCCACATCGACCGTGGCAAGGTAGTCTGGTTTTTGGATTCCAGTGTTGCGATAAATGCAGGGCAGGTACACAATCTCCTCACGTGGACCTTCAAAAACAAGAGCCCCATTTCAGGAGGCACTACTGTCATTCACTCCTCCTTGACCACAAGAACAAGGACCATGACAAACGCAAATCCCAAAGAGGGATTGATATTAAGGGTTGCACTATTTCCTAGTCAACTGACCAGTCGGGTAAGTTGAGAGTGCTCTGTGGTTTCCCCATCGGGGgaggtgtttgtttttttactgaATATAACCAAACAAAGCACAAAGAATCAAACCAAAGAATTCCAGTAGCCTACAACTGATGTCTGGTTCCTGCCAATGTTTCAGTAAAATAGACAATTTATGGCATTTGTGCATGTAAATATTTTCATGCAACTGACAAACTCAAGGAaccccaaaaaaaaatgtttttttaaatagtcCCGACTTGTCCAATGGGCAAGTGCCCTGTAGACCTTAATGTCAATCCCTCCTAAAACACATGGGGTGAGCTAAGCTGGTCTTTCCCAGAAAACGACACTCACCCTTCATGGCATCCAGTGGGCTTTTGTAGCCAGGTCCACAGCCTGTGCATTTAGTTGCTGAAAAAACAAACCGCAACTGTCTTTTTCATAGAGAGCTCAAAATAACTTTACTACCACACACAGCAATCTCTGTTTTTACTATTACTGCTGAACATCTATGGCAGGTAACCACAGAACTGTCACACCTATAAGTCATATGCATTCGTCATACAGTTGTTGGGCATATGTTTAAAATGACCTAGAAGTTTTATCACAGGTAAGTCACACTTTTCATACTTTTTGTTGTAAAACTGTTGCAGAATGAGTGTGTGAAAGCAGACATTCATTTGTCCACTTTGTCTTcctttcccaaggttgctgttacTGGCAGCCATCAGAATCGTAGATAAATGCACTTTTACTGTACAAATCTGTAATGCAATGTTATGATTGTGAATGTTAGAGAACAAATCAAATCTGCACAACATGGTCCCAAAAATGCACTGTTTATTTACCCAGCCAATGTTTGACCCTAGggtcaaaataaataaacagagcaCTGTTTTGTATATCAGTGTGCAGATTCTGTTCATTAATACATCAGAATCATAACATTATATAGCAAGGTCATACAGATATACAGTGTTAACTATTTTTTGGCCAATTGTGTGTGTaaatttaacaaaacaaaaaatatattaaaaaattgACGTTCCCACTATGGTGCCAACACCCCACTGAGAGTTCCTGCTCCCTAATCATATGTCTTGATTTACAGAATAATAGCAAGCCACTCAAGTCAACAGTGCAGACATCGATTCACAAGAGACTGACAGGGTTGGGTCAGTAAccatgatttttttttctcccacctttatttaaccaggtaggctagttgagaacattctcatttacaactgcgacctggccaagataaagcatagcagtgtgaacagacaacagagttacacatggagtaaacaattaacaagtcaataacacagtagaaaaaaaagggggggggggggggggggggggaagagtctatatacattgtgtgcaaaaggcatgaggtaggccaataattacaattttgcagattaacactggagtgataaatgatcagatggtcatgtacaggtagagatactggtgtgcaaaagagcagaaaagtaaataaatatgaacactatggggatgaggttggtgaaaatgggtgggctatttaccaatagactatgtacagctgcagcgatcggttagctgctcagatagcagatgtttgaagttggtgagggagataaaagtctccaacttcagcgatttttgcaattcgttccagtcacaggcagcagagaactggaacgaaaggcggccaaatgaggtgttggctttagggatgatcagtgagatacacctgctggagcgcatgctacgggtgggtattgCCAATGCCAACAATGGTTCAGAGACTGTATAGATTTCAGATAAGCTTCATTAGCATGAATGGTAAGGCTACTGTTGCTAAAGCAAAGTGAGATAATGACATCATATAATGTATATCTGTGGAACTTAGGACTCTGCTGATCCAGAGTGCTGGTTGTCTTTGGCATTGTACCAAATCCTGCCATAATTTAGTGCTGCCTTTACTTGGAATAAACCATTGCTTTTGTCATGATCAAAGCTGTGCCTTTTTCCTTACACCTGGCAAACAATGGTTTTGGCCTAAACCATTGTTGCAGCTGAGAAACAatagtgaagaaaaaaaacatgtggaAACCACAGCAGATGTCAGATATCAAGCAATCTTCCAGGAAACTAGTCTCCAGTCCAACATTTCCCAACACAATTCCTTCTAAGATACACAAGTTCAGCTTCCGTTCATTTAATGGGTTTGACTGTTGCAGGTCCAAAGAAACCTGGATGAGCCTCTTGCATCATTGATGGATCTACCAAATTCTCTGTTATGGAAATAGGCTAGTCTAACTGTCAAAAGGACATTTTCATTTAATTGTAGAAATTAAAATGTAATAATGCATAGAAGGTTGTTGTGGTTCTGCTGAAGCATCATGATAAAGTGGATCATTTAAGATGAACAAGGCAACAAGAGCAAGAAACCTTTCACCTTTCACACTAAACCCCAACCCCCCCCAATTTCCCGTCACTGCACACGAGAATAAACAGCTACTTACGCAGTGTGAAGCAGGTGGCTGCATCATttagaccagtgtttcccaaccaggggtactaggaacCACTGATTTAAACCACCAAACCTATGCAATTGTGTGACCAGGTGTTTAGGTCCATGCTGAAAACACTTTTTACTTTATAAATTCAAAACGGTGTGAGAAAGACAAAGTATCCTATAGTAAAACATAGCAAGCAGCTTAATAAGGGAAACATTACATGATTAAATCTAATTGAGACGCCGCTGTAACTTCCATTTCTTCCAGTCCTTTTGAATTTGTAAGGCAATGCACGAGTGCCaatatgtaaacacatttgtataCGTCATTGTCGGTTAAACTAACTGACTACTCAGCAATGGAATTCGGATTCACACATTTTCAACAAGAACTGCCGCACGGACGTGCGCAATTACTCACACTTATTTTCGTTTTGGACATATTTCATTAGTTGTCTTACTCAAATATGCATTtatataacacaataacacattcAGCTCTAAGTTAAATTACTAATGAAAAGTTGACACTATGGAGGTGGTTAGCATTATGTTCTAGTCCACGTTTAATCATTAACTTCGTCATTACCCATTTCAACGTTTTGACAGATTTCCTAAAAGCTACGAAAACGAGTGAAAAAGCATGAAGATTGGACAAACCCATCCCGCAGACTTTATTCGTCCAAGGTATCCACAAGGATCCGGGCTTTCTATAAATTCTTTCAGCTGATATGAGAGTGGAGGAATGGTTGGGCAGGTTTTGTAGGGTAAATGACTtgaggggaaaaaaaggggaGTGTTTATGGCAGCGTAACGTTGCACGTAGAAATAAGTATTGAGTGCATTTCGTTTTGCATGGCCCGGTGCCCCGGCGGTGGAGATTCCGTTTTGCGACCAATAGACAATGGCATGATCTAAAATATATAAACCCCACCCAACCGGGCACAGGGCGATGCCAAATGAACTCATCCATTAATATATGAAAGAAGAGATACCCCCGCGCGATTGTCCTGCCCTCTGTTATAGTTTGATAAGACTTGCTTTGATGGCAACATAACATTTAGCTGACACGTTTCTGGCGCAAAGCAAGGTAACATGTTCTGCACTATAAAATAAATATGCAGTTTAAAGTGTTGTTTTAGTTTATTTCCTATGGTCCATACTGATTAGATATACGGTCTATTAAACTCACGCTACCTTCCTACTTAGTCAAGGGGTCATCTCTTGCGTAACTCGACATGAGGGAATGTGAGAATAAAGCCACAATCTGGAGTTTTACCAATATTGTGTTTCAGTCCGTAGACAAAAACAACCTATTTCAAATGAGACGCAGCTATGAATGTAAGGACTTAATCTATAAAAGATTGACTGCTTTTTTAATCATATTTTGAAGATATACATTAGACTTAAATGACATCAAAAACAGAAACAGTAGAGTATTAAAAACGTATATTTTGAATTAG is a window encoding:
- the LOC139404852 gene encoding methanethiol oxidase-like, whose product is MATKCTGCGPGYKSPLDAMKGPREEIVYLPCIYRNTGIQKPDYLATVDVDPKSPTYCQVIHRLPMPNLNDELHHSGWNACSSCFGDSSKKRNRLILPSLISSRVYIVDTGTDPRAPQMHKIVEPTDIFWKTGLANPHTTHCLGSGQIMISSIGDPSGNGKGGFILLDGKTFEVVGNWELPGEAAPFGYDFWYQPRHNVMMSTEWGAPKALAYGFSLEHVKEGLYGSKIHVWDWTTHKRLQSLDLGEEGAIPLEIRFLHDPAATEGYVGCALQGTVFRFYRTPKGEWAAEKVIHVPSKKVEGWALPVMPSLITDILISLDDRFLYFSNWLHGDIRQYDITNRRNPRLAGQLFLGGSILNDGPVKVLEDPENQSQPPPRTIKGKRIPGSPQMLQLSLDGKRLYVTTSLYSGWDKQFYPEMIKEGSVMMQIDVNTANGGLKVNENFLVDFGKEPNGPALAHELRYPGGDCTSDIWL